From the Eremothecium cymbalariae DBVPG#7215 chromosome 6, complete sequence genome, one window contains:
- the KAP95 gene encoding karyopherin beta (similar to Ashbya gossypii ACL187W) gives MSTQEIAQLLSNTILSPDAAIRLQSETQLKKLSNDSFLQYAGILSQILADESVILEARILAALTLKNELVSKDTVKAQQFAQRWLTLVDAESRHHIKQFALVALVDRQARVANAAAQLIAAIADIELPREEWPDLMKLLVENTAQNQPENVKRASLLVLGYICEGADPSSKALIAQSNHILIAIVQGAQISEPSKIVRLTALNSLADSLAFIKNNMEREGERNYLMQVVCEATQADDEDIQAAAFGCLCKIMAQFYFLMKPYMEQALYALTISTMQSLNEKVASMAVEFWSTICEEEIDIAYELSQFPESPLQSFNFALSSLQEVVPNLLNLLTKQNVDPEDDDWNVSMSAGACLQLFAQNCGNYIVEPVLHYVEQNITGENWRQREAAVMSFGSILDGPDKVQLVNLVHQALPPILNLINDPVLQVKETVAWCIGRIADLVVGAIDPEHHLADVVNACLIGLNDHSKVATNCAWTIINLVEQLADSVGSPIYNYYPVLIDALMTTANRTDNEHGVRASAFSALTTLVEFSTDQVGESVTSISSYVLDKLGQTINIDETQLSTEDKQSLEELQSNILTVLSASIRKNPQSVASVSDMLMELFLKLLSKNESSYIEDDVFYVISSLATSMGKGFERYLEKFSPYLVHALNQVQSQVSVTAVGLIADISNSLEDDFKKFAPAFMNVLGTMISSQEAKRELKPAVLSVFGDIASNIGEEFIPYLNQVMALCVAAQNSRPESASLDALEYNVKVQEAVLDAYVGTVAGLHSNPDALFQYVGTIFQFLSSFAENPALSSEDTSARSAVGILGDIASMYPDGRIKQLYAQNWVTEFIRKTRSNPNFSQATKDTARWAREQQKHQQTL, from the coding sequence ATGTCAACACAGGAGATTGCTCAGCTGTTGAGTAACACGATTCTAAGCCCAGATGCAGCTATACGTTTGCAGTCGGAAACgcagttgaagaaacttTCCAATGATAGTTTTTTGCAGTATGCAGGGATACTTTCGCAAATTTTGGCGGATGAGAGTGTGATTTTGGAAGCGCGGATCTTGGCAGCATTGACACTTAAGAACGAGTTGGTGTCCAAAGATACTGTTAAGGCGCAGCAGTTTGCACAACGGTGGCTGACTCTAGTGGATGCAGAGTCACGGCACCATATAAAGCAATTTGCGTTGGTTGCGTTGGTGGATAGGCAGGCTCGCGTAGCGAATGCAGCGGCCCAATTGATAGCAGCTATCGCGGATATTGAACTTCCTAGAGAAGAATGGCCTGATTTGATGAAACTGCTTGTTGAGAATACGGCGCAGAACCAACCAGAAAATGTTAAGAGAGCTTcgttgttggttttgggGTATATTTGCGAGGGGGCGGACCCGTCAAGTAAAGCCTTAATTGCCCAGTCTAATCATATTTTGATAGCGATTGTGCAAGGTGCACAGATATCGGAGCCTTCCAAGATTGTGAGGCTGACTGCGTTGAATTCTCTTGCAGATTCGTTGGCGTTCATCAAGAACAATATGGAACGCGAGGGAGAGCGCAATTACTTGATGCAGGTTGTATGTGAGGCGACGCAGGCGGACGATGAGGATATACAGGCAGCTGCATTTGGTTGTTTGTGCAAGATTATGGCgcagttttattttttgatgaagcCCTACATGGAACAAGCATTGTACGCATTAACGATTTCTACAATGCAGTCCCTCAATGAAAAAGTAGCATCCATGGCAGTGGAATTTTGGTCCACAATCTGTGAAGAGGAGATTGATATTGCATACGAACTGTCGCAGTTCCCCGAGTCGCCTTTGCAATCGTTTAACTTTGCGCTATCTTCTTTACAAGAGGTGGTtccaaatttgttgaaCCTATTGACAAAGCAGAACGTTGACccagaagatgatgactGGAATGTATCCATGTCTGCCGGTGCATGTTTACAGCTTTTCGCCCAAAATTGCGGTAATTACATAGTCGAACCCGTATTGCACTACgttgaacaaaatattacGGGTGAAAATTGGAGGCAACGTGAAGCAGCTGTTATGTCCTTTGGTTCCATCCTTGATGGTCCCGACAAGGTTCAGCTAGTTAACTTGGTCCACCAGGCTTTGCCACCGATATTAAACTTGATCAATGATCCTGTTTTACAAGTAAAGGAAACGGTGGCCTGGTGTATCGGGAGAATCGCTGACTTGGTCGTAGGTGCAATTGACCCTGAGCATCATTTGGCCGACGTCGTAAATGCGTGTTTAATAGGTCTAAACGATCATTCAAAAGTGGCAACAAACTGTGCATGGACTATCATTAATTTGGTGGAACAACTAGCGGATAGTGTTGGATCTCCAATATACAACTACTATCCAGTCTTGATTGATGCATTGATGACAACCGCTAATAGAACAGATAACGAGCATGGTGTCCGCGCCTCCGCCTTTTCTGCGCTAACAACATTGGTTGAATTCTCCACAGATCAGGTTGGTGAGTCGGTAACTTCTATTTCTAGCTACGTGCTAGACAAATTAGGTCAAACGATAAATATAGACGAAACCCAACTAAGCACTGAAGACAAACAAAGCTTGGAAGAATTGCAATCAAATATCTTGACAGTATTGTCCGCTTCCATAAGAAAAAACCCCCAATCAGTAGCATCTGTTTCCGATATGTTAATGGAGCTCTTTTTGAAGCTCTTGAGCAAAAATGAATCCTCTTACATTGAAGATGACGTTTTTTATGTCATATCCTCTTTGGCCACTTCAATGGGTAAAggatttgaaagatatttaGAGAAATTCTCACCCTATTTAGTCCATGCTCTGAACCAAGTTCAATCCCAGGTGTCGGTAACTGCTGTTGGATTAATTGCAGACATCTCTAATTCGTTGGAAGATGACTTCAAGAAATTTGCACCTGCATTCATGAATGTGTTAGGTACCATGATCTCCTCTCAAGAAGCTAAGCGAGAATTGAAACCAGCCGTATTGTCTGTCTTTGGTGATATCGCTTCGAATATTGGCGAGGAATTCATTccatatttgaatcaaGTAATGGCGTTGTGTGTCGCCGCTCAGAACTCTAGGCCAGAAAGCGCCTCGTTGGACGCCTTGGAATATAATGTAAAGGTGCAAGAAGCTGTCCTAGATGCCTACGTAGGTACTGTTGCGGGTTTGCATTCGAACCCAGATGCTTTGTTTCAGTATGTTGGTACCATCTTCCAGTTTTTGAGCTCTTTTGCCGAAAACCCTGCCCTAAGCAGCGAAGACACGTCCGCAAGGTCCGCCGTCGGTATTCTCGGTGATATCGCCTCCATGTACCCAGATGGTAGAATAAAACAGCTTTATGCTCAAAACTGGGTCACCGAGTTCATCAGAAAGACGAGAAGCAATCCAAATTTTAGTCAAGCCACAAAGGATACTGCTAGGTGGGCTAGGGAACAACAAAAGCATCAGCAAACCCTTTAG